In Phreatobacter stygius, a genomic segment contains:
- a CDS encoding 4-hydroxyphenylacetate 3-hydroxylase family protein, translated as MMKNGKDHIASLRDGREVYIDGRRVNDVTSHPAYRNAVRSTGKLFDFHAAPANQDLMTFVAPDSGVRANRIWQLPGSYEELVVRRKALEAWTELHGGFMGRAPDHVASCIAGMYMGLEVFEAYDPKRAAALADYYRYARDNDLYLTYVIINPQADRSKSAAQQKSEFLAAGVVDRDREGITVRGAKMLATGGIMANEVLVTIIQPLQPGEEKYAYSFAIPMNTKGLKILSRKSYEAAAPSVFDNPLSSRFDENDAVLYFDDVKVPWDRVFVVDNVEMCQKQFHATPAHVYQNYQAMIRLAVKLRFLTGIARRTAEMNGVVNFPQVRETLGQLAAEVGMVDALVACMEVQGSQRGAYFVPHTHTLYAAQTLTQQLYPKVMTTLRELAGGGMIMLPSSVEDFRNPELAGLIGKTQQSPAASAVDKVKFYKLAWDAVGSEFASRHTQYEMFYAGATFVTKGHSFRSYDWARADRALNLMLDGYALGDEVPGLAEAPAA; from the coding sequence ATGATGAAGAACGGGAAAGACCATATCGCGTCGCTGCGCGATGGCCGCGAGGTCTATATCGACGGCAGGCGGGTCAATGATGTCACCAGCCATCCGGCCTATCGCAATGCGGTCAGGTCGACCGGCAAGCTGTTCGACTTCCACGCGGCACCCGCCAACCAGGACCTGATGACCTTCGTGGCGCCGGATTCGGGCGTCAGGGCGAACCGCATCTGGCAATTGCCCGGGTCCTATGAGGAACTGGTCGTCAGGCGCAAGGCGCTGGAGGCCTGGACCGAACTGCATGGCGGCTTCATGGGGCGCGCGCCCGACCACGTCGCCTCCTGCATCGCCGGCATGTATATGGGCCTCGAGGTGTTCGAGGCCTATGACCCCAAGCGCGCGGCGGCCCTTGCCGACTATTACCGCTACGCCCGCGACAACGACCTCTACCTGACCTATGTCATCATCAATCCGCAGGCCGACCGCTCGAAGAGCGCGGCCCAGCAGAAGAGCGAGTTCCTGGCCGCCGGCGTGGTCGACCGCGACCGCGAGGGCATCACGGTGCGCGGCGCCAAGATGCTGGCGACCGGCGGCATCATGGCCAATGAAGTGCTGGTCACCATCATCCAGCCGCTGCAGCCGGGCGAAGAGAAATACGCCTATTCCTTCGCCATTCCGATGAACACCAAGGGTCTGAAGATCCTGTCGCGCAAGTCCTATGAGGCGGCCGCGCCCTCGGTGTTCGACAACCCCTTGTCGAGCCGCTTCGACGAGAATGACGCGGTGCTCTATTTCGACGACGTCAAGGTGCCGTGGGACCGGGTCTTCGTCGTCGACAATGTCGAGATGTGCCAGAAGCAGTTCCACGCGACGCCTGCCCATGTCTATCAGAACTACCAGGCGATGATCCGCCTGGCGGTGAAGCTGCGCTTCCTGACCGGCATCGCCCGGCGCACCGCCGAGATGAACGGCGTGGTCAATTTCCCGCAGGTGCGCGAGACGCTCGGACAGCTGGCGGCCGAGGTCGGCATGGTCGATGCGCTGGTCGCCTGCATGGAGGTGCAGGGATCGCAGCGCGGGGCCTATTTCGTGCCGCACACCCATACGCTCTACGCGGCGCAGACCCTGACCCAGCAGCTCTATCCCAAGGTGATGACGACGCTCCGCGAGCTCGCCGGCGGCGGCATGATCATGCTGCCGTCGTCGGTTGAGGACTTCCGGAACCCGGAGCTTGCCGGCCTGATCGGGAAGACCCAGCAGTCGCCGGCGGCAAGTGCCGTCGACAAGGTGAAGTTCTACAAGCTCGCCTGGGACGCGGTCGGTTCGGAATTCGCCTCGCGCCACACCCAATACGAGATGTTCTACGCCGGTGCGACCTTCGTCACCAAGGGTCATTCCTTCCGCAGCTACGACTGGGCCCGGGCCGATCGCGCGCTCAACCTGATGCTCGATGGCTATGCGCTCGGCGACGAAGTTCCCGGGCTCGCCGAAGCCCCCGCCGCCTGA
- a CDS encoding GlxA family transcriptional regulator, with amino-acid sequence MAEFGHHRGLPSAKAPRRQLSVGFVLLPNFTLIAFSAIMDLLRLAADEGDRSRPERCSWSVLAPDLSPIAASCGLQVLPWETFDRPERFDYIVVVGGLIDRGTTYHPKTLDFLRQAAAKGVSIAGVCTGSFALAEAQLMRGRKCCVSWYHLPDLIDRYGDMVPVADQLFVEDGPFITCAGGLAALDLGAWMVERHLGPGRAQKSLHIMVTDKARPAAGAQPQPPSAGAVDDTRVRRAMLLIEQNLSTPQKVDDIAHTVGLSKRQLERVFRKVVGKSIQEFSRDLRVFYGLWLLANSDKTITIVATESGFSDISHFNRLFRATFGCAPSVIRREGPEAMKALIRRWQATQTSPVPAKLATMDAPLPEWTAAIDPPGPASGASRPEADLATPGFLQRERRPYI; translated from the coding sequence ATGGCAGAGTTCGGTCACCATCGCGGTCTCCCATCGGCCAAGGCGCCGCGGCGCCAGCTGTCGGTCGGCTTCGTGCTCCTGCCCAATTTCACGCTGATCGCCTTTTCGGCGATCATGGACCTGTTGCGGCTGGCCGCCGACGAGGGCGACCGGAGCCGGCCGGAACGCTGTTCCTGGAGCGTTCTGGCGCCCGATCTCAGCCCGATCGCGGCGAGCTGCGGCCTGCAGGTCCTGCCCTGGGAGACCTTCGACCGGCCCGAGCGTTTCGACTATATCGTCGTGGTCGGCGGCCTGATCGACCGCGGCACGACCTATCATCCCAAGACGCTGGATTTCCTGCGCCAGGCGGCGGCCAAGGGGGTTTCGATCGCCGGCGTCTGCACCGGCAGCTTCGCGCTCGCGGAAGCCCAGCTCATGCGCGGCCGCAAGTGCTGCGTCAGCTGGTACCACCTGCCCGACCTGATCGACCGTTATGGCGACATGGTGCCGGTGGCCGACCAGCTGTTCGTCGAGGACGGCCCGTTCATCACCTGCGCGGGCGGCCTTGCGGCGCTCGATCTCGGCGCCTGGATGGTCGAGCGGCACCTGGGTCCCGGCCGCGCGCAGAAGAGCCTGCACATCATGGTGACCGACAAGGCCCGGCCCGCGGCCGGCGCCCAGCCGCAACCGCCGAGCGCCGGCGCGGTCGACGATACCAGGGTGCGCCGCGCCATGCTGCTGATCGAGCAGAATCTCAGCACGCCGCAGAAGGTCGACGATATCGCCCATACGGTCGGCCTGTCGAAACGCCAGCTGGAGCGGGTCTTTCGCAAGGTCGTCGGCAAGAGCATCCAGGAGTTCTCGCGCGACCTCCGGGTGTTCTACGGCCTGTGGCTGCTGGCCAATTCCGACAAGACCATCACCATCGTCGCGACCGAAAGCGGCTTTTCCGACATCTCGCATTTCAACCGGCTGTTCCGGGCGACCTTCGGCTGCGCGCCTTCGGTCATCCGCCGGGAGGGACCGGAGGCCATGAAGGCGCTGATCCGGCGTTGGCAGGCGACGCAGACCAGCCCGGTGCCGGCCAAGCTCGCCACCATGGACGCGCCGCTGCCCGAGTGGACGGCCGCGATCGACCCGCCCGGCCCGGCATCGGGCGCATCCCGACCCGAGGCCGATCTGGCAACGCCGGGCTTCCTGCAGCGTGAGCGGCGCCCCTATATCTGA
- a CDS encoding ABC transporter substrate-binding protein, with the protein MQTRRQVLAAGAGFALMSRAQAAGPQELILGYSMAKTGPYVSLAAANEVAVDFAVDEINAAGGINGKRLKVVKFDTGGEPRQAQLAVRQLAEDGKALAIIGPFSSSEVRVAFPAGDRAGITQMSMASSAPSLAKGFRFAFRNTTDEGQVIDQVLAAIKAKGLAAGSSAIAFASDDTVSKSIGITVLPTLLPKHGVPILGSVDFQLNAFDLSPQVSRLAQMKPDIVGLGAPPEGAINLAKELRRQGVSTRVIGGTTIADPDLPARMDGAGETMTIGTTFFRDVDQRTRTFAEDFAKRAKAAGLARTEPNQFDASVYDIVYLYAEAMKLAKVTGDPARAAEERVQIRDALRALKNYPALEGPISFDADGDAIKPVYVIEVKGGKWVLLDKRTAA; encoded by the coding sequence GTGCAGACACGTCGTCAAGTTTTAGCCGCCGGCGCGGGTTTTGCGCTGATGTCGCGGGCGCAAGCCGCCGGACCGCAGGAGCTGATCCTCGGTTATTCCATGGCCAAGACCGGCCCCTATGTCAGCCTCGCCGCGGCCAATGAGGTCGCGGTCGATTTCGCCGTCGACGAGATCAACGCCGCCGGCGGGATCAACGGCAAACGCCTGAAGGTGGTCAAGTTCGACACCGGCGGCGAGCCGCGCCAGGCCCAGCTCGCAGTGCGCCAGCTGGCCGAGGACGGCAAGGCGCTGGCGATTATCGGGCCGTTCTCGTCGAGCGAGGTCCGGGTCGCCTTCCCGGCCGGCGACCGTGCCGGCATCACGCAGATGTCGATGGCCTCGTCCGCCCCGAGCCTGGCCAAGGGCTTTCGCTTCGCCTTCCGCAACACCACCGACGAAGGCCAGGTGATCGACCAGGTGCTGGCCGCGATCAAAGCGAAAGGCCTCGCTGCCGGTTCGAGCGCGATCGCCTTCGCCTCCGACGACACGGTGTCGAAGTCGATCGGCATCACCGTGCTGCCGACCTTGCTGCCGAAACACGGCGTGCCGATCCTCGGCTCGGTCGATTTTCAGCTGAACGCCTTCGACCTGTCGCCGCAGGTGTCGCGGCTCGCCCAGATGAAACCCGACATCGTCGGCCTCGGCGCGCCGCCCGAGGGCGCCATCAACCTTGCCAAGGAACTGCGCCGGCAAGGCGTCAGCACGCGGGTGATCGGCGGCACCACCATTGCCGATCCCGACCTGCCGGCCCGCATGGACGGCGCCGGCGAGACCATGACCATCGGCACGACCTTCTTCCGCGACGTCGACCAGCGCACCCGTACCTTCGCCGAGGACTTCGCCAAGCGGGCCAAGGCCGCGGGTCTCGCACGCACCGAGCCGAACCAGTTCGACGCCTCGGTCTACGACATCGTCTACCTCTATGCCGAGGCGATGAAGCTCGCCAAGGTGACCGGCGATCCGGCCAGGGCGGCCGAGGAGCGGGTGCAGATCCGCGATGCCCTGCGCGCGCTGAAGAACTATCCGGCGCTGGAAGGGCCGATCAGCTTCGATGCCGACGGCGACGCCATCAAGCCGGTCTATGTCATCGAGGTGAAGGGCGGAAAATGGGTCCTGCTCGACAAGCGCACGGCAGCCTGA
- a CDS encoding branched-chain amino acid ABC transporter permease, with product MTSYQLGILVILSFNIIAAYAVYLPLAAGQLNLGIAGFMAIGAYAAAYLTNEFDWSVAFAIPTGGLLAGLIALIVAVPVLRTHGIYLALATFALGQLIAAVFLNVEAVGAAAGYPVSTYVGAPWVIAAAVVIVLVVFLISRTRFALYLTAVKSDVVVADLLGLNVRGLQVAGFTIGAVIAGIGGGFYAHHFSFVEAQHFSVLLSVYTALYVLLGGTQTVWGPLVGAAFFTLLPELLRTSSQWRYAAFAALIILIMAARPQGLVTANLFHRFRRRAGDAS from the coding sequence ATGACCAGTTATCAGCTCGGCATCCTGGTCATCCTGTCGTTCAACATCATCGCGGCCTATGCGGTCTACCTGCCGCTGGCCGCCGGCCAGCTCAATCTCGGCATTGCCGGCTTCATGGCGATCGGCGCCTATGCCGCCGCCTATCTCACCAATGAATTCGACTGGTCGGTGGCCTTCGCCATCCCGACCGGCGGCCTCCTGGCCGGGCTCATCGCGCTGATCGTCGCCGTGCCGGTGCTGCGCACCCATGGCATCTACCTGGCGCTCGCCACCTTCGCGCTCGGCCAGCTGATCGCGGCGGTCTTCCTCAATGTCGAGGCGGTCGGCGCGGCCGCCGGCTATCCGGTCAGCACCTATGTCGGCGCACCCTGGGTGATCGCCGCCGCGGTGGTGATCGTGCTGGTCGTCTTCCTGATCTCGCGCACCCGTTTCGCGCTCTACCTGACCGCGGTGAAGAGCGATGTCGTCGTCGCCGACCTGCTCGGCCTCAACGTCCGCGGCCTGCAGGTCGCCGGCTTCACCATCGGGGCGGTCATCGCCGGCATCGGCGGCGGCTTCTACGCCCATCATTTCAGCTTCGTCGAGGCGCAACATTTCAGCGTGCTGCTGAGCGTCTATACCGCGCTCTACGTGCTGCTCGGCGGCACCCAGACGGTCTGGGGTCCGCTGGTCGGCGCCGCCTTCTTCACGCTCCTGCCGGAACTCCTGCGCACCAGTTCGCAATGGCGTTACGCGGCCTTCGCCGCCCTCATCATCCTGATCATGGCGGCAAGGCCCCAAGGGCTCGTCACCGCCAACCTGTTCCACCGCTTCAGGCGCCGGGCGGGAGACGCGTCATGA
- a CDS encoding flavin reductase family protein, whose product MANEAGSHLSASSGAAAFDARAFRRALGQFATGVAIVTAHGGAGEAIGLTMSSFNSVSIDPPLILFSADRKALSLPAMLVARGYAVNILSRGQEHLSNQFARAQADKWAAVASAPGHAEAPLLHGALAHFECEPYAHYDGGDHVIFVGKVIRFSTPADLETQPLLFFRGKYHGVDGEGERAPLWPLPIHY is encoded by the coding sequence ATGGCCAACGAAGCTGGATCCCATCTGTCGGCGTCGTCAGGCGCTGCGGCTTTCGATGCCCGCGCGTTTCGCCGCGCGCTCGGCCAGTTCGCCACCGGGGTTGCCATCGTCACGGCCCATGGCGGCGCCGGCGAGGCCATCGGGCTGACCATGAGTTCGTTCAATTCGGTGTCGATCGATCCGCCGCTGATCCTGTTCAGCGCCGACCGCAAGGCTTTGAGCCTGCCGGCCATGCTCGTCGCCAGGGGCTATGCGGTGAACATTCTGAGCCGGGGGCAGGAACATCTGTCCAACCAGTTCGCCCGGGCGCAGGCCGACAAATGGGCCGCGGTCGCCTCGGCGCCGGGTCACGCCGAAGCGCCCTTGCTGCACGGTGCGCTCGCCCATTTCGAATGCGAACCCTATGCCCATTACGACGGCGGCGACCACGTCATCTTCGTCGGCAAGGTCATTCGCTTCTCGACGCCGGCCGACCTCGAAACCCAGCCGCTGCTGTTCTTTCGCGGCAAATATCACGGCGTCGATGGCGAGGGCGAGCGGGCGCCGCTCTGGCCGCTGCCGATCCACTACTAG
- a CDS encoding ABC transporter ATP-binding protein, with amino-acid sequence MTASSQPVLSVAGLSKSFNALKVVRDLSFDVRRGEATALIGPNGAGKTTVFNLISGVYGVTGGRIAVDGRDITDVPSRQRIRLGLSRSFQNVRLMAHLSVIENLLVGQHVQTRGLRDLASPFRLFPRHRWRREAVAALEEWGLERFADAPVSALSYGVRKRVDLVRATLAKPTLLLLDEPAAGLNPSETVTLRDHLVALKARGVTLLVVEHDMHFVDSLCDHVVVLNFGEKIAEGSLADIQREPKVREAYLGATGGV; translated from the coding sequence ATGACGGCTTCCTCCCAACCCGTCCTGTCGGTCGCCGGGCTGTCGAAATCGTTCAACGCGCTCAAGGTCGTGCGTGATCTGAGCTTCGATGTCCGGCGCGGCGAGGCGACCGCGCTGATCGGCCCGAACGGCGCCGGCAAGACCACCGTGTTCAACCTGATCAGCGGCGTCTATGGCGTCACCGGCGGGCGGATCGCGGTCGACGGCCGCGACATCACCGACGTGCCGTCGCGCCAGCGCATCCGCCTCGGCCTGTCGCGCAGCTTCCAGAACGTCCGGCTGATGGCGCATCTCTCGGTCATCGAGAACCTCTTGGTCGGCCAGCACGTGCAGACCCGGGGCTTGCGCGACCTCGCCTCGCCGTTCCGGCTGTTCCCCCGCCACCGGTGGCGGCGCGAGGCCGTCGCGGCGCTGGAAGAGTGGGGTCTCGAGCGCTTCGCCGACGCACCGGTGAGCGCGCTCTCCTATGGCGTGCGCAAACGCGTCGACCTGGTGCGCGCGACGCTCGCCAAGCCAACCCTGCTGCTGCTCGACGAACCCGCCGCCGGGCTCAACCCGAGCGAGACGGTGACCTTGCGCGACCATCTCGTCGCGCTGAAGGCGCGTGGCGTGACGCTGCTGGTGGTCGAGCACGACATGCATTTCGTCGACAGCCTCTGCGACCACGTCGTGGTGCTGAACTTCGGCGAAAAGATCGCCGAGGGCTCGCTTGCCGACATCCAGCGCGAGCCGAAAGTCCGCGAGGCCTATCTCGGCGCGACGGGAGGGGTTTGA
- a CDS encoding branched-chain amino acid ABC transporter permease has product MLAQQIVNGSMLGSIYVLVAVAFTIAIGILNFLNFSIPGLFMLGGMVSWAMLAAGWHWSAAIITALCAAAAVALLVERLSYRLMAEGDPEIPLVSSLGFLVLLENLVLIRFGSDQQSFPALIPDFNIRAAGLVIGGAQLVSLLVAVALVAGLSVFLKATSTGRRIRAIAESRETATVLGVNVSRLIPQVFVFSAVFTAMGGILFAMNYQQASPFMGEVVGFKGVAAMIIGGMGSIWGAILGGMIIGLAEVLSIHFLGANMVNITVYGLLLVILIIRPQGLLGASLTREKL; this is encoded by the coding sequence ATGTTGGCGCAGCAGATCGTCAACGGATCGATGCTGGGAAGCATCTACGTGCTCGTCGCGGTGGCTTTCACCATTGCCATCGGCATCCTCAATTTCCTGAATTTCTCGATCCCCGGCCTGTTCATGCTGGGCGGCATGGTCAGCTGGGCCATGCTGGCCGCCGGCTGGCACTGGTCGGCCGCGATCATCACCGCGCTTTGCGCCGCCGCGGCGGTGGCGCTGCTGGTGGAACGGCTGTCCTACCGCCTGATGGCCGAGGGCGACCCGGAGATCCCGCTGGTCAGTTCGCTCGGCTTCCTGGTGCTCCTGGAAAACCTGGTGCTGATCCGCTTCGGCTCCGACCAGCAGTCGTTTCCAGCCCTCATCCCCGATTTCAACATCCGCGCCGCGGGCCTGGTCATCGGCGGAGCGCAGCTCGTCAGCCTTTTGGTCGCGGTCGCGCTGGTGGCGGGCTTGTCGGTGTTCCTGAAGGCCACCAGCACCGGCCGGCGGATCCGCGCCATCGCCGAGAGCCGCGAAACCGCGACCGTGCTCGGCGTCAACGTCTCGCGGCTGATCCCGCAGGTCTTCGTGTTCTCGGCGGTGTTCACCGCCATGGGCGGCATACTCTTCGCGATGAACTACCAGCAGGCCTCGCCCTTCATGGGCGAGGTGGTCGGGTTCAAGGGCGTCGCCGCCATGATCATCGGCGGCATGGGCAGCATCTGGGGCGCCATCCTCGGCGGCATGATCATTGGCCTCGCCGAGGTCCTTTCGATCCATTTCCTCGGTGCCAACATGGTCAATATCACCGTCTACGGCCTGCTCCTGGTCATCCTGATCATCCGGCCGCAAGGCCTGCTCGGCGCCAGCCTGACGCGGGAGAAGCTGTGA
- a CDS encoding MarR family winged helix-turn-helix transcriptional regulator, whose amino-acid sequence MSRPELLRDGSDKAFRHFVHDTLAFSARIQEVRGRLGGLIGLTSTQYTILITIAHLHGPAGVGINAVAEHVHLSGAFVTIEVNKLVARKLVSKETSLEDRRRVNLTITAKARALLDELTVVQAPVNDALFADLTAEEFDMLRAIMTRLVDTADRSLHLFGFLAPDGRGTDFT is encoded by the coding sequence GTGTCCAGACCGGAATTGCTCAGGGACGGCTCCGACAAGGCCTTTCGCCACTTCGTCCACGATACGCTGGCCTTTTCGGCGCGGATCCAGGAGGTGCGCGGCCGGCTCGGCGGGCTGATCGGCCTGACCAGCACGCAATATACCATCCTGATCACCATTGCCCATCTGCACGGGCCGGCCGGCGTCGGCATCAATGCGGTTGCCGAGCACGTGCACCTGAGCGGCGCCTTCGTGACCATCGAGGTCAACAAGCTGGTGGCCAGGAAGCTCGTGTCCAAGGAGACCAGCCTGGAGGATCGCCGCCGGGTCAACCTGACCATCACGGCCAAGGCGCGCGCCCTGCTCGACGAGCTGACCGTGGTGCAGGCACCGGTCAACGACGCCCTGTTCGCCGACCTGACCGCGGAAGAATTCGATATGTTGCGCGCGATCATGACCCGGCTGGTCGACACCGCCGACCGGTCGCTGCACCTGTTCGGCTTCCTGGCGCCGGATGGGCGGGGAACCGACTTCACCTGA
- a CDS encoding ABC transporter ATP-binding protein yields MVLLEVADLTVDYGRVRALSGVSLTVRDGEVATVLGANGAGKSTLLRAMIGTAKPTTGSLRFAGTDITRLPTHGRLAQGIVLVPEGRRILISLTIEDNLRLGAHLRRDGVAVRREIEMIYERFPNLAERRSMLASCLSGGEQQMLAIGRALLAKPRLMMLDEPSLGLSPLFVERLFDLLAELNRDGLTILLVEQNTGKALAAADSATVLELGRVLMAGDPRQLAADPALQAAYLGAAKPAPNALTPS; encoded by the coding sequence ATGGTGCTTCTCGAGGTCGCCGACCTGACCGTCGACTATGGCCGCGTCCGCGCGCTGTCGGGCGTTTCGCTCACCGTGCGCGACGGCGAGGTCGCCACCGTTCTCGGCGCCAATGGCGCGGGCAAGAGCACGCTCCTGCGCGCGATGATCGGCACCGCCAAGCCGACCACCGGCAGCCTGCGTTTTGCCGGCACCGACATCACCCGCCTGCCGACCCATGGCCGGCTCGCCCAGGGCATCGTGCTGGTGCCGGAAGGCCGGCGCATCCTGATCTCGCTGACCATCGAGGACAACCTCCGGCTCGGCGCTCATCTGCGCCGCGACGGCGTGGCCGTCAGGCGCGAGATCGAGATGATCTACGAGCGCTTTCCGAACCTCGCCGAGCGCCGGTCGATGCTCGCTTCCTGCCTGTCGGGCGGCGAGCAGCAGATGCTGGCGATCGGCCGAGCGCTGCTCGCCAAGCCGCGCCTGATGATGCTGGACGAACCTTCGCTCGGCCTGTCGCCCTTGTTCGTCGAACGGCTGTTCGACTTGCTCGCCGAGCTCAACCGCGACGGCCTGACCATCCTGCTGGTGGAGCAGAACACCGGCAAGGCGCTGGCCGCGGCCGACAGCGCCACCGTGCTCGAACTCGGCCGCGTGCTGATGGCCGGCGATCCGCGCCAGCTGGCCGCCGATCCGGCCCTGCAGGCAGCCTATCTCGGCGCGGCCAAGCCCGCCCCGAACGCCCTTACCCCAAGCTGA
- a CDS encoding cupin domain-containing protein: protein MAINKLHDEFHTLDMTAGWEVPEGYPSGIKQKVLSGALDEPNRLGSRTRLLKFDAGTFTTKPFVHDYWEEVFLVSGDLTVGNDEAGKGGTPFQPFTYACRPPGAFHGPFKSEAGCLLLEIHYFDPA from the coding sequence ATGGCCATCAACAAGCTGCACGACGAATTCCACACCCTCGACATGACCGCCGGCTGGGAGGTCCCCGAGGGCTATCCCTCGGGCATCAAGCAGAAGGTTCTCTCGGGGGCGCTCGACGAGCCGAACCGCCTGGGCAGCCGCACGCGGCTGTTGAAATTCGATGCCGGCACCTTCACCACCAAACCCTTCGTTCACGACTATTGGGAAGAGGTGTTCCTGGTGTCGGGCGACCTGACGGTCGGCAATGACGAGGCCGGCAAGGGCGGCACGCCGTTCCAGCCCTTCACCTATGCCTGCCGCCCGCCCGGCGCCTTCCACGGCCCGTTCAAGTCGGAGGCCGGCTGCCTTCTGCTCGAGATCCACTATTTCGATCCGGCCTGA
- a CDS encoding GntR family transcriptional regulator yields MTDGPHDDREGRPAPPPAAPSCNDLAYAEIKHRVITCVYRPGECLSEAAVSAELGYGRTPVHQAFIRLKRDGLVDVLARKGILVRPISLDEVLDIASVRLVNETYCVRLAVERATPRDIAELEQNVTQAGEAARACDIARLMLLDRRFHQVIATGAGNPILAEVLAHLHDRSLRVWFMSLRDAEHHRRVIEEHHAIVAAMRARNPDAAEQAMRAHIAGYRGNIIRQL; encoded by the coding sequence GTGACCGATGGCCCGCATGACGACCGCGAAGGGCGGCCGGCGCCGCCGCCCGCAGCGCCCTCATGCAATGATCTCGCTTATGCCGAGATCAAGCATCGGGTGATCACCTGCGTCTACCGGCCCGGCGAATGCCTGAGCGAGGCGGCGGTCAGCGCCGAGCTCGGTTATGGCCGGACCCCGGTGCACCAGGCCTTCATCCGGCTGAAGCGCGACGGCCTGGTCGACGTGCTGGCGCGCAAGGGCATCCTGGTCCGCCCGATCAGCCTGGACGAGGTGCTGGATATCGCCAGCGTCCGCCTGGTCAACGAGACCTATTGCGTGCGCCTGGCGGTGGAACGGGCGACGCCGCGGGATATCGCCGAGCTCGAGCAGAATGTCACGCAAGCCGGCGAGGCCGCGCGGGCCTGCGACATCGCCCGGCTCATGCTGCTCGACCGCCGGTTCCACCAGGTGATCGCCACCGGCGCAGGCAACCCGATCCTGGCCGAGGTGCTGGCGCATCTGCACGACCGGTCGCTGCGCGTCTGGTTCATGTCGCTGCGCGACGCCGAGCACCACCGCCGCGTCATCGAGGAGCACCACGCCATTGTCGCGGCGATGCGGGCGCGCAACCCCGATGCCGCCGAACAGGCGATGCGCGCCCATATCGCGGGCTATCGCGGCAATATCATCCGGCAGTTGTGA
- a CDS encoding DUF2848 domain-containing protein, with amino-acid sequence MTSSNLPFVVKRQQRSSAEIFRIDHAVIAGWTGRDPAAREKHIAELEALGVKRPATTPVYYRVASSRLTIDDRIEVSGRASSGEVEFMLLRSGGVTYVGVGSDHTDRQVETYDVTVSKQMCEKPVAPELWLFDDVADHWDRLTLRSWATIDGTRALYQEGPVDTMLAPDAVIGGYLNGAPLPEGTAMFGGTLAARGGIRPADRFDFEIEDPVLGRRIRHGYEVIALPLA; translated from the coding sequence ATGACCTCGTCGAACCTGCCTTTTGTCGTCAAGCGCCAGCAGCGCTCCAGCGCCGAGATCTTCCGGATCGACCATGCCGTGATCGCCGGCTGGACCGGCCGCGATCCGGCGGCGCGGGAAAAACATATCGCCGAGCTGGAAGCGCTCGGCGTCAAGCGGCCGGCGACCACGCCGGTCTATTACCGCGTGGCTTCGAGCCGGCTCACCATCGACGACCGGATCGAGGTTTCCGGCCGGGCGTCGAGCGGCGAGGTCGAGTTCATGCTGCTGCGCAGCGGCGGCGTCACCTATGTCGGTGTCGGCTCCGACCATACCGACCGGCAGGTCGAGACCTATGACGTCACCGTCTCCAAGCAAATGTGCGAGAAGCCGGTGGCGCCCGAGCTCTGGCTGTTCGACGACGTGGCGGATCATTGGGACCGGCTGACCTTGCGCTCCTGGGCCACCATCGACGGCACCCGCGCGCTCTATCAGGAAGGCCCGGTCGATACGATGCTGGCGCCAGACGCCGTCATCGGCGGCTATCTGAACGGGGCACCCTTGCCCGAGGGCACCGCGATGTTCGGCGGCACGCTGGCCGCGCGCGGCGGCATTCGCCCGGCCGACCGCTTCGACTTCGAGATCGAGGATCCGGTGCTCGGCCGCCGCATCCGGCATGGCTACGAAGTCATTGCCCTGCCGCTGGCCTGA